From the candidate division WOR-3 bacterium genome, one window contains:
- a CDS encoding adenylate/guanylate cyclase domain-containing protein codes for MGDGLMAIFGVPEKDEEHAIRAVRCGLSILNKHSKFISDLPNNKKFNIRIGIESGEVIAGYMGSSKRLEYTAMGYAVVAAKRIESLTKPNSIYIGRETYRKICHRFKIFFVGILSLQKGEGEIEVWEVLRD; via the coding sequence ATGGGTGATGGATTAATGGCAATTTTTGGAGTTCCTGAGAAGGATGAAGAGCACGCCATTAGAGCTGTTCGATGTGGATTGAGTATTTTAAATAAACATTCTAAATTTATAAGTGATTTGCCTAACAACAAAAAATTTAACATACGTATAGGAATTGAATCAGGTGAAGTAATAGCAGGATACATGGGGTCAAGTAAAAGACTGGAATATACTGCAATGGGTTATGCAGTAGTAGCAGCAAAAAGAATAGAATCTTTAACAAAACCAAATAGTATTTATATAGGAAGGGAGACTTATAGAAAGATTTGTCATAGATTCAAAATATTTTTTGTAGGTATATTATCCTTACAGAAAGGTGAGGGGGAAATAGAGGTATGGGAAGTGTTGAGAGATTGA